The Halorhabdus sp. BNX81 genome includes a region encoding these proteins:
- the araA gene encoding L-arabinose isomerase — MSPIPHGTDFDDLEVWFLTGSQHLYGEETLDLVEEHAREVAAGLDDDDRIPVSVEFKSVLTTADAIESVVREANASEDCIGLITWMHTFSPAKMWIRGLQALDVPFVHLHTQFNRELPYDEIDMDFMNANQSAHGGREFGHIVSRLDIDRKVVVGHWEDDGVREQLDTWARAAAARHELRGAKIARFGDNMRDVAVTEGDKVEAEMTLGATVSGYGLGDLVEFVEDVTENEIDDLVAEYDQQYELAPDLRADGDRRESLREAARIELGIRAFLEDGEFVGFTTTFENLTGLEQLPGLAVQRLMADGYGFGPEGDWKSALLTRAMKVMGRGREGGTSLMEHYTYDLTAGDEKVLGAHMLEICESIAGEQPRLEIHPLDIGGKADPVRAVFDADTGPAINASLVDMGDRFRLITNDVESVGPDEPLPELPVARAVWKPEPDFETAIEAWIKAGGAHHTGYSQAVTSEHLEDFASMTDIEHLHVGEDTDIADVESDLS, encoded by the coding sequence ATGTCACCCATCCCGCACGGCACGGACTTCGATGACCTGGAAGTGTGGTTCCTCACCGGGAGCCAGCACCTCTACGGCGAGGAGACGCTCGACCTCGTCGAGGAACACGCCCGCGAGGTCGCCGCCGGACTCGACGATGACGACCGGATCCCGGTCAGCGTCGAGTTCAAGTCAGTCCTGACGACGGCCGACGCCATCGAGTCGGTCGTCAGAGAAGCCAACGCCAGCGAGGACTGCATCGGGCTCATCACCTGGATGCACACCTTCTCGCCGGCGAAGATGTGGATCCGTGGCCTGCAGGCGCTGGACGTTCCCTTCGTCCACCTCCACACCCAGTTCAACCGCGAGTTGCCCTACGACGAGATCGACATGGACTTCATGAACGCCAATCAGTCCGCCCACGGCGGTCGCGAGTTCGGCCACATCGTCTCCCGACTCGACATCGACCGGAAGGTCGTCGTCGGCCACTGGGAGGACGACGGCGTCCGGGAGCAACTCGACACCTGGGCTCGCGCGGCTGCCGCACGTCACGAACTCCGGGGCGCGAAGATCGCCCGCTTCGGCGACAACATGCGCGACGTCGCCGTCACGGAGGGCGACAAAGTCGAAGCTGAGATGACCCTCGGGGCGACCGTCAGCGGCTACGGTCTGGGCGACCTCGTCGAATTCGTCGAGGACGTCACCGAGAACGAGATCGACGACCTCGTGGCGGAGTACGACCAGCAATACGAACTCGCGCCCGATCTCCGGGCCGACGGCGATCGACGCGAGTCGCTACGGGAGGCCGCCCGGATCGAACTCGGGATCAGAGCCTTCCTCGAAGACGGCGAGTTCGTCGGCTTCACCACCACCTTCGAGAACCTGACCGGCCTGGAACAGCTCCCGGGCCTGGCCGTCCAGCGGCTGATGGCCGATGGCTACGGGTTCGGCCCTGAGGGCGACTGGAAGTCGGCGCTGTTGACCCGGGCGATGAAAGTCATGGGCCGGGGCCGAGAGGGCGGCACCTCGCTGATGGAACACTACACCTACGATCTCACCGCGGGCGACGAGAAGGTCCTCGGGGCGCACATGCTGGAGATCTGTGAGTCGATCGCCGGCGAACAGCCACGCCTGGAGATCCACCCGCTCGACATCGGCGGGAAAGCCGACCCGGTCCGGGCGGTCTTCGACGCCGACACCGGCCCGGCGATCAACGCCTCGCTCGTCGACATGGGCGATCGCTTCCGGCTCATCACCAACGATGTCGAATCGGTCGGGCCGGACGAACCGCTGCCCGAACTCCCCGTCGCGCGGGCGGTCTGGAAACCCGAACCCGACTTCGAGACCGCCATCGAGGCGTGGATCAAAGCCGGCGGTGCTCACCACACGGGCTACAGCCAGGCCGTGACGAGCGAGCACCTCGAAGACTTCGCGTCGATGACCGATATCGAGCACCTCCACGTCGGCGAGGATACCGATATCGCGGACGTCGAAAGCGACCTCTCGTAA
- a CDS encoding glycoside hydrolase family 97 protein has product MVTITDPTGGLTAEVDPDGTISLEHDGTRVLDPSPYGIRTPYGQFPDDFDLREQSQAEIDETYELSHGKESNPHHLATETTLTFAGDGGTVDLQIRVATDGVAYRYHIEGDHDQYLLPGDESGFRFPDGAVAWVSEYQANHEGHSCQSPVTALEGEYNLPGLFRVGESWALIAEAGVDGTWMAGRLTPADDHPVGVDIAFPEASPTSHVWGHDPVTSPWRVAIVGDLATVVESTLPTDLVEGPAFDPEWVEPGRVAWSWWSSGSQVRDFETLKDYVDYAEERGWEYALVDAGWDEAWLQDLVDYADERGVGIEVWANFIDLNTESKRKQRLSQWSEWGVAGIKVDFMDSDDQGRMQFYTDLAADAAEHELTVNFHGSAVPTGLRRRYPNILTYEGVRGAEYYKWDTNTPEHNAILPFTRNVVGPMDYTPVTFSADRRLTSAGHELALSVVYESGLQHYADSIESYADYPLAEDVLEAVPAAWDETVFLGGHPGSEATLARRRGEQWFVGSITAGPARTIEVSLPDLDFLDGSTTATVTTDAGDGAGLEAFEREVSPGGTLSVPVAEHGGFVARL; this is encoded by the coding sequence ATGGTCACGATCACCGATCCGACCGGCGGACTCACCGCCGAGGTCGATCCTGACGGGACGATATCGCTCGAACACGACGGCACTCGCGTGCTCGATCCATCGCCGTATGGCATCAGAACGCCGTACGGTCAGTTCCCGGACGACTTCGATCTGCGCGAGCAGTCCCAAGCCGAGATCGACGAGACCTACGAACTCTCCCACGGGAAGGAATCGAACCCGCACCATCTGGCGACCGAGACGACGCTGACCTTCGCGGGCGACGGCGGGACCGTCGACCTCCAGATCCGGGTCGCCACCGACGGCGTCGCCTACCGGTATCACATCGAGGGCGACCACGACCAGTATCTCCTGCCCGGCGACGAGTCCGGATTCCGGTTCCCCGACGGGGCAGTCGCCTGGGTCTCGGAGTACCAGGCCAACCACGAGGGTCACAGCTGCCAGTCGCCCGTGACCGCCCTCGAGGGCGAGTACAACCTCCCCGGCCTGTTTCGCGTCGGCGAGTCCTGGGCACTCATCGCTGAGGCCGGCGTCGACGGCACCTGGATGGCCGGGCGACTCACCCCTGCCGACGATCACCCGGTCGGCGTCGACATCGCGTTCCCCGAGGCGAGTCCGACCTCCCACGTCTGGGGCCACGACCCCGTCACCTCGCCGTGGCGGGTCGCCATCGTCGGCGACCTGGCGACCGTCGTCGAGTCGACGCTGCCGACCGACCTCGTTGAGGGGCCGGCGTTCGATCCCGAGTGGGTCGAACCGGGTCGCGTCGCGTGGTCGTGGTGGTCCAGCGGGTCGCAAGTCCGCGATTTCGAGACGCTGAAAGACTACGTCGACTACGCCGAAGAGCGCGGCTGGGAGTACGCCCTCGTCGACGCGGGCTGGGACGAAGCGTGGCTGCAGGACCTGGTCGACTACGCCGACGAGCGAGGCGTCGGCATCGAAGTCTGGGCCAACTTCATCGACTTGAACACCGAGAGCAAGCGCAAGCAGCGATTATCCCAGTGGAGCGAGTGGGGCGTCGCCGGGATCAAGGTGGACTTCATGGATAGCGACGACCAGGGGCGGATGCAGTTCTACACTGATCTGGCCGCCGATGCCGCCGAGCACGAACTCACCGTCAACTTCCACGGCTCGGCCGTCCCGACGGGCCTCCGGCGGCGCTATCCGAACATATTGACCTACGAGGGCGTCCGCGGCGCGGAGTACTACAAGTGGGACACGAACACGCCCGAGCACAACGCGATCCTGCCGTTCACCCGCAACGTGGTGGGGCCGATGGACTACACGCCAGTGACGTTCTCGGCCGACCGGCGACTCACCTCGGCGGGCCACGAACTCGCGCTGTCGGTCGTCTACGAGTCTGGCCTCCAGCATTACGCCGACAGCATCGAGAGCTACGCTGACTATCCACTCGCCGAAGACGTGCTCGAAGCTGTCCCCGCAGCCTGGGACGAGACGGTCTTCCTCGGCGGTCATCCCGGAAGCGAGGCGACGCTCGCCCGTCGGCGGGGTGAGCAGTGGTTCGTCGGGTCGATCACGGCCGGGCCCGCCCGGACGATCGAGGTGTCCCTGCCCGATCTCGACTTCCTCGACGGCTCGACGACGGCGACCGTCACGACCGACGCCGGGGACGGCGCGGGCCTCGAAGCGTTCGAGCGTGAGGTCTCCCCGGGCGGGACGCTGTCGGTCCCCGTCGCCGAGCACGGCGGGTTCGTCGCGAGACTCTGA
- a CDS encoding alpha-L-arabinofuranosidase C-terminal domain-containing protein, which produces MGSAIHVQQREPIAEIDPNLYGHFAEHLGRCIYGGLWVGEDDRVPTEDGVRMDTIELLADLDMPVLRWPGGCFADDYHWEDGIGPREERPTRRNAFWTQGRADIPEEPNEFGTEEFMRVCDLLDAEPYLAANLGSGSPGEAADWLEYCNYDGDTELANRRAENGSEEPHDVKFWGVGNENWGCGGRMSPEQYAEEFRRFATYLRSVDGLLSEEDVELVSVGHIHDDWNRKFLDALSECASFTEGPYDLMEHMSVHRYYEAGSDTDFDDEEYFRLLARSRKVGGDVDNAVDALSIYAPESDISIVVDEWGVWHPEATNTNGLEQENTVRDAISAAGVFDDLHERADVVAMANIAQTVNVLQCLVQTDEDDAWPTPTYHVFDLYEGHAGGTALDTVVDTDEREVEDEPYDVPLVSASASEHDEEIYVTLSNRALESEDVTLTLDDDGATVRDSAVLFADTDVEAYSRKDNAEAFAPQEIDVEATGDGTFEVTVPASSVVALTVDV; this is translated from the coding sequence ATGGGCTCTGCAATTCACGTCCAGCAGCGCGAACCGATCGCCGAGATCGATCCGAACCTCTATGGCCACTTCGCCGAGCACCTCGGGCGGTGTATCTACGGCGGACTGTGGGTCGGTGAGGACGACCGCGTCCCGACCGAGGACGGCGTCCGCATGGACACGATCGAGCTTCTCGCGGATCTGGACATGCCTGTCCTGCGGTGGCCCGGCGGGTGTTTCGCCGACGACTACCACTGGGAGGACGGGATCGGACCGCGCGAGGAGCGGCCGACCCGCCGCAACGCGTTCTGGACGCAGGGACGTGCGGATATCCCCGAAGAGCCGAACGAGTTCGGCACGGAGGAGTTCATGCGGGTCTGTGATCTGCTTGACGCCGAACCGTACCTCGCGGCCAACCTCGGCAGCGGGTCGCCCGGCGAGGCGGCCGACTGGCTGGAGTACTGCAACTACGACGGGGACACGGAACTCGCGAACCGCCGGGCGGAAAACGGCAGCGAGGAGCCTCACGACGTGAAGTTCTGGGGCGTGGGTAACGAGAACTGGGGGTGTGGCGGCCGGATGAGTCCGGAACAATACGCCGAGGAGTTCCGTCGCTTCGCAACCTACCTCCGCAGCGTCGACGGCCTCCTGAGCGAGGAAGACGTCGAACTCGTTTCCGTCGGGCACATCCACGACGACTGGAACCGCAAGTTCCTCGACGCGCTCTCTGAGTGTGCGAGTTTCACCGAGGGTCCCTACGACCTGATGGAGCACATGTCCGTCCACCGGTACTACGAGGCGGGCAGCGACACGGACTTCGACGACGAGGAGTACTTCCGACTGCTCGCGCGCTCTCGCAAAGTCGGCGGCGACGTCGACAACGCCGTCGACGCGCTGTCGATCTACGCGCCCGAATCCGACATCAGTATCGTCGTCGACGAGTGGGGCGTCTGGCACCCCGAAGCGACCAACACGAACGGCCTCGAACAGGAGAACACGGTCCGGGACGCGATTTCGGCGGCCGGCGTCTTCGACGACCTCCACGAGCGGGCCGACGTGGTCGCGATGGCGAACATCGCCCAGACAGTCAACGTCCTGCAATGCCTGGTCCAGACCGACGAGGACGACGCCTGGCCGACCCCGACCTATCACGTGTTCGACCTCTACGAGGGCCACGCCGGCGGGACGGCCCTCGATACGGTCGTCGACACCGACGAGCGCGAGGTCGAGGACGAACCCTACGACGTGCCGCTGGTCAGTGCCTCGGCCTCCGAGCACGACGAGGAGATCTACGTGACGCTGTCGAACCGGGCCCTGGAGAGCGAGGACGTCACCCTTACGCTCGACGACGATGGCGCAACTGTCCGCGACAGCGCGGTGCTGTTCGCCGACACCGACGTCGAGGCGTACTCGCGGAAGGACAACGCGGAGGCGTTCGCGCCCCAGGAGATCGACGTCGAGGCGACCGGCGACGGGACGTTCGAGGTCACGGTGCCGGCGAGTTCGGTCGTGGCGCTGACCGTCGACGTCTGA
- a CDS encoding endo-1,4-beta-xylanase: MNDDGDSHSDRRTFLKSIGALGASTAVGTGAIGSVTADEHLDQYHRTLREELTDERGLPAGEFVYGGTEKAPLDAFSHNGGEGGTETEMDVSADDVPITIADRLQVTETPENAYAYTYKGSIDDRSFSQGDVLLGVAYLRGVDTASADAEVQTQAGFKWEYTNPDGSTGYSSNMVVSPANVSPGSDWQRHYFVVEIGEKPDGSEFQPFFEFWTGFTAQTIDFGGMALIDYSDTDVTAGRLNELLVSYDYDGRGADAQWRQAAHDRIEKIRKTDVEVEVLDGDGNAVADADVEVAMAEHAFDFGGEFTLSQIGDRWDSDVAETYRRTWLENFNKGVLTNALKVSPWSGEWGEAVNADTARRAIQWLLDNDVPTRGHALVWEEWDWMNIDAEQSDAAINDLVTERIRTRASEFRGDFVEWDMHNHPIWQPNIREQIGREAALEWWQTAHDAAPDAQMYVNEMNIIAGSSYRDPYDEFITWLMDNDAGVEGIGFMGHFDITNLTPPAELLSVFDRFGEHGVPLQITEFDVQMDTRDDEAKVEAQADYVRDVLTAAFSHKAVEGVMSWCFWDESGEPKRYYSEDWTLRPHGEEYQRLVFEEWWTEESGTTDGDGVYATDGFKGTYTITATDGDQTAERAVEIGDDTGTVTVTLGESDAGGGQKDDSDDETETPPGALPGGEGPPQDLDGDGRHEDVDGDGDADIADLRSLLNNRDSGMVQENAGAYDFDGDGDVDAGDVLALFRQLYR, translated from the coding sequence ATGAACGATGACGGCGACAGTCACAGCGACCGGCGCACGTTTCTCAAATCGATCGGGGCACTCGGCGCGAGTACGGCAGTGGGGACCGGAGCGATCGGTTCGGTCACGGCCGACGAGCACCTCGACCAATATCACCGGACGCTCAGGGAGGAACTCACCGACGAGCGGGGGCTTCCAGCAGGGGAGTTCGTCTACGGCGGGACCGAGAAGGCGCCATTGGACGCGTTCAGCCACAACGGCGGGGAGGGCGGTACCGAAACCGAGATGGACGTCTCGGCCGACGACGTGCCGATCACGATCGCCGACAGACTCCAGGTCACCGAGACGCCGGAGAACGCCTACGCCTACACGTACAAGGGCTCCATCGATGACCGGTCGTTCAGCCAGGGTGACGTCCTCCTCGGGGTGGCGTACCTCAGGGGTGTGGACACGGCAAGCGCGGACGCCGAGGTCCAGACCCAGGCCGGGTTCAAGTGGGAGTACACCAACCCTGACGGCTCGACGGGCTACTCCAGCAACATGGTCGTCAGCCCGGCGAACGTCTCTCCCGGGTCAGATTGGCAGCGTCACTACTTCGTCGTCGAGATCGGCGAGAAACCCGACGGCTCCGAGTTCCAGCCGTTCTTCGAGTTCTGGACCGGATTCACCGCACAGACGATCGACTTCGGCGGGATGGCGCTGATCGATTACAGCGACACGGACGTCACGGCCGGGCGACTCAACGAGTTGCTCGTCTCGTATGACTACGACGGCCGCGGGGCGGACGCCCAGTGGCGCCAGGCGGCCCACGATCGGATCGAGAAGATCCGCAAGACCGACGTCGAGGTCGAAGTGCTCGATGGCGACGGGAACGCCGTCGCCGACGCCGACGTCGAGGTCGCGATGGCCGAACACGCTTTCGACTTCGGCGGCGAGTTCACGCTCTCCCAGATCGGCGACCGATGGGATTCTGACGTCGCCGAGACCTACCGCCGGACGTGGCTGGAGAACTTCAACAAGGGCGTTCTCACGAACGCACTGAAGGTCTCACCCTGGAGCGGCGAGTGGGGCGAAGCCGTCAATGCGGACACGGCGCGCCGCGCCATCCAGTGGTTGCTCGACAACGACGTCCCGACACGGGGCCACGCGTTAGTCTGGGAGGAATGGGACTGGATGAACATCGACGCCGAGCAGTCCGACGCGGCGATCAACGACCTCGTCACCGAGCGGATCCGCACGCGCGCCAGCGAGTTCCGGGGCGACTTCGTCGAGTGGGACATGCACAACCACCCGATCTGGCAGCCCAACATCCGCGAACAGATCGGCCGGGAGGCCGCCCTCGAGTGGTGGCAGACCGCCCACGATGCCGCGCCGGACGCCCAGATGTACGTCAACGAGATGAACATCATCGCCGGGAGCAGCTATCGCGACCCCTACGACGAGTTCATCACCTGGCTCATGGACAACGATGCCGGCGTCGAGGGGATCGGGTTCATGGGCCACTTCGACATCACCAACCTGACGCCGCCCGCGGAACTCCTCTCGGTGTTCGACCGCTTCGGCGAACACGGCGTCCCGCTGCAGATCACGGAGTTCGACGTCCAGATGGACACCCGCGATGACGAGGCCAAGGTCGAGGCCCAGGCTGACTACGTCCGTGACGTGCTCACGGCGGCGTTCAGCCACAAGGCCGTCGAGGGGGTGATGTCCTGGTGCTTCTGGGACGAGAGTGGTGAACCCAAGCGCTACTACAGCGAGGACTGGACGCTCCGTCCACATGGTGAGGAGTATCAGCGCCTGGTCTTCGAGGAGTGGTGGACCGAGGAATCCGGCACGACCGACGGCGACGGTGTCTACGCCACGGACGGGTTCAAGGGCACCTACACGATCACGGCGACCGACGGCGACCAAACTGCCGAACGCGCGGTCGAGATCGGCGACGACACCGGCACCGTGACGGTCACACTCGGCGAGAGCGACGCCGGTGGGGGCCAAAAGGACGATAGCGACGACGAAACCGAGACCCCGCCCGGCGCGTTGCCCGGCGGCGAGGGACCGCCCCAGGACCTCGACGGCGACGGTCGTCACGAGGATGTCGACGGCGACGGCGACGCCGATATCGCCGACTTGCGGTCGCTGTTGAACAACCGCGACAGCGGGATGGTCCAGGAAAACGCCGGGGCGTACGACTTCGACGGCGACGGAGACGTCGACGCCGGCGACGTGCTTGCGCTGTTCCGACAGCTCTACCGGTAG
- a CDS encoding beta-L-arabinofuranosidase domain-containing protein, whose product MDGNRQSPPIETVTIDDEFWTPWRERNRDVTVEYQYEQLEEAGTLDNFRRVRDGKRGGHSGMWFQDSDAYKWIEAASYVLASRDDDDLEARVDEVIDLIADAQGADGYLNTYFDLEVPEKRWSNLNTMHELYCGGHLIEAAVAHYRATGKETLLDVARSFADHVDEMFPQQIDGAPGHQEIELALIKLAAVTHEDRYRDLAAYFVDVRGNTDRFAWENDHREEIATLEEWEGDEGGAEGDGEIGADDEDADSDGDAEEGTDDATAENDDVEGDDEWADAEVEPYDASYNQAHAPLRDQEAVEGHAVRAMYYFAGATDVAAATGDDDLLAHLDALWENMTRRRMYVTGGIGSQHPGERFTIDYHLPNETAYAETCAAIGSIFWNQRLFEATGDAKYTDLIEWTLYNAVLPGVSLDGREFFYDNPLASDGDSHREGWFDCACCPPNVARLLASLERYLYATDDDEALYVNQYVGGTAELSVGGTGVSISQDAALPWEGSVTLDIDAAEPATFALRLRVPGWAEDVSITVDGEAVDTAVDAADAPTYVTLDREWADAEVSVEFGMGVEILQAHPAVAADAGRVALTRGPLVYCLEGVDHDRPLHQYAIDPDATFEAVHHDELLEGVTVLDGDATVPSLDGWDDELYRPAVETATENVSITAVPYYAWDNRDPGEMAVWVREA is encoded by the coding sequence ATGGACGGGAACCGGCAGTCCCCCCCGATCGAGACCGTGACGATCGACGACGAGTTCTGGACGCCGTGGCGCGAACGCAATCGCGACGTCACGGTCGAATACCAGTACGAGCAACTCGAAGAGGCGGGCACGCTCGACAATTTCCGGCGGGTACGCGACGGCAAACGCGGCGGGCACAGTGGCATGTGGTTCCAGGATTCGGACGCCTACAAGTGGATCGAGGCGGCGAGTTACGTCCTTGCCTCGCGGGACGACGACGACCTGGAAGCCCGCGTCGACGAGGTGATCGATCTGATCGCCGATGCCCAGGGGGCCGACGGCTACCTCAACACCTACTTCGACCTGGAGGTACCCGAGAAACGCTGGAGCAACCTCAACACGATGCACGAACTGTACTGCGGGGGCCACCTGATCGAGGCCGCGGTCGCGCACTACCGCGCGACCGGCAAGGAAACCCTGCTCGACGTGGCGCGGAGCTTCGCCGATCACGTCGACGAGATGTTTCCCCAGCAGATCGACGGCGCGCCGGGCCACCAGGAGATCGAACTCGCGCTGATCAAACTCGCTGCCGTGACCCACGAGGACCGGTATCGCGACCTCGCGGCGTACTTCGTCGACGTGCGCGGGAATACCGATCGCTTCGCGTGGGAGAACGACCACCGCGAGGAGATCGCGACGCTCGAGGAGTGGGAGGGCGACGAGGGCGGTGCGGAGGGTGACGGTGAGATCGGGGCGGACGACGAAGACGCCGACAGCGATGGCGACGCCGAGGAGGGTACTGACGACGCTACGGCGGAGAACGACGACGTCGAGGGCGACGACGAGTGGGCGGACGCCGAGGTCGAACCGTACGACGCGAGTTACAACCAGGCCCACGCCCCGCTTCGCGACCAGGAGGCCGTCGAGGGCCACGCCGTCCGGGCGATGTACTACTTCGCCGGTGCGACCGATGTCGCCGCCGCGACGGGCGACGATGATCTGCTCGCCCACCTCGATGCCCTCTGGGAGAACATGACCCGGCGGCGGATGTACGTCACCGGCGGGATCGGCTCCCAGCACCCCGGCGAGCGCTTCACGATCGATTACCACCTGCCGAACGAGACGGCCTACGCCGAGACGTGCGCAGCGATCGGGAGCATCTTCTGGAACCAGCGCCTGTTCGAAGCGACTGGCGACGCAAAGTACACTGACCTGATCGAGTGGACGCTGTATAATGCCGTACTGCCGGGCGTCTCGCTCGATGGGCGGGAGTTCTTCTACGACAACCCGCTCGCGAGTGACGGTGACAGCCACCGGGAGGGGTGGTTCGACTGTGCGTGCTGTCCGCCGAACGTCGCGCGATTGCTCGCCTCGCTCGAACGGTATCTTTACGCCACCGACGACGACGAGGCACTCTACGTCAACCAGTACGTCGGCGGGACGGCCGAGCTATCGGTCGGCGGAACGGGCGTCTCGATCAGCCAGGATGCTGCCCTGCCATGGGAGGGCAGCGTCACGCTCGACATCGACGCCGCGGAACCAGCCACGTTCGCCCTCCGGCTCCGGGTGCCCGGCTGGGCCGAGGACGTCTCGATCACTGTCGACGGCGAGGCGGTCGACACGGCCGTCGACGCCGCGGACGCGCCGACGTACGTCACGCTCGACCGGGAGTGGGCGGACGCCGAGGTCAGCGTCGAGTTCGGGATGGGCGTCGAAATCCTGCAAGCCCACCCCGCCGTCGCGGCCGACGCCGGCCGGGTGGCACTGACGCGCGGGCCGCTGGTGTACTGTCTGGAGGGCGTCGATCACGACCGGCCCCTCCACCAGTACGCGATCGATCCCGACGCGACATTCGAGGCGGTTCATCACGACGAGTTGCTCGAGGGCGTGACAGTCCTCGACGGCGACGCCACGGTGCCGTCACTCGACGGCTGGGACGATGAACTCTACCGGCCCGCTGTCGAAACTGCGACGGAGAACGTGTCGATCACCGCCGTCCCCTACTACGCCTGGGACAACCGCGACCCCGGCGAGATGGCTGTCTGGGTGCGAGAAGCGTAG
- a CDS encoding FGGY-family carbohydrate kinase: MDGQYLVGTDIGTNSTKTIIVSPEGEVLGSGNAGYEVEQPEPSWAQQWPDVWVEATYDSIQQAIDEAEVDPAEIRGISISSLYGGAGVPLDDEGEPVYPCLIWMDRRATDQVEWVKENVDLDRLFEITGNYVDSYYGYTKIRWIKEHEPDVWDDIENFVPPNNYVEYVMTDELAVDYSSAGNVGGVFDIHELEWSEEACEMLEIPVEKFPERLVPSEEIVGEVTADAAEASGLPEGTPVLAGGVDAPMATLAAGAFEEGDNVSMMGTSTCWGTIHEGAGLDQQLVSMPHVADSDEKIYTWGGSATTGGLIEWFKDEFGGPEEQAGELVDVDPFELLNMKAEDVPAGSEGLVALPYFKGERSPIWDPDARGMFTGLSLYHGKSHMYRALMEAGGYSLRHNVEVAEEIGIPLKPETSVVGGVSNSELWMQILADVTGRVMEVPAGGVGAPLGDALVVGVGTGLFEDYDVATEWTETGEVYTPEPENVDIYDEYYDIYKRLYQNTKDEMHDLAQL; this comes from the coding sequence ATGGACGGACAATACCTCGTGGGGACGGACATCGGGACGAACAGTACGAAGACGATCATCGTCTCGCCGGAGGGCGAGGTGCTGGGCTCCGGGAATGCCGGCTACGAGGTCGAACAGCCCGAACCGTCGTGGGCCCAGCAGTGGCCCGATGTCTGGGTCGAGGCCACCTACGACTCGATCCAGCAAGCCATCGACGAGGCCGAGGTCGACCCCGCCGAGATCCGCGGGATCAGCATCTCCAGCCTCTACGGCGGTGCGGGCGTCCCCCTCGATGACGAGGGGGAACCGGTCTACCCCTGTCTCATCTGGATGGACCGCCGCGCGACCGACCAGGTCGAGTGGGTCAAGGAGAATGTCGACCTCGATCGGCTCTTCGAGATCACCGGCAACTACGTCGATTCGTATTACGGGTACACGAAGATCCGCTGGATCAAGGAACACGAGCCCGACGTCTGGGACGATATCGAGAACTTCGTCCCGCCGAACAACTACGTCGAGTACGTCATGACCGACGAGCTGGCCGTCGATTACTCTTCGGCCGGCAACGTCGGCGGGGTCTTCGACATCCACGAGCTGGAGTGGTCCGAAGAAGCCTGCGAGATGCTCGAGATCCCGGTCGAGAAGTTTCCCGAGCGACTGGTCCCCTCCGAGGAGATCGTCGGTGAGGTGACCGCCGATGCGGCCGAAGCGAGCGGGCTGCCGGAGGGGACGCCGGTGCTCGCTGGCGGCGTCGACGCACCGATGGCGACGCTGGCCGCGGGAGCCTTCGAGGAAGGCGACAACGTCAGCATGATGGGGACCTCGACGTGCTGGGGGACCATCCACGAGGGTGCGGGTCTGGATCAGCAGCTCGTCTCGATGCCCCACGTCGCCGACAGCGACGAGAAAATCTACACCTGGGGGGGCTCGGCCACGACTGGCGGGCTGATCGAGTGGTTCAAGGACGAGTTCGGCGGTCCCGAGGAACAGGCCGGCGAACTCGTCGACGTGGATCCCTTCGAGTTGCTGAACATGAAGGCCGAGGACGTCCCGGCGGGATCGGAAGGGCTGGTCGCGCTGCCCTATTTCAAGGGCGAGCGCTCGCCCATCTGGGATCCGGACGCGCGCGGGATGTTCACCGGACTGTCGCTCTATCACGGCAAGTCCCACATGTACCGGGCGCTGATGGAGGCCGGCGGGTACAGCCTCCGGCACAACGTCGAGGTCGCCGAGGAGATCGGGATTCCGCTGAAGCCCGAGACCAGCGTCGTCGGCGGCGTTTCGAACTCCGAGCTGTGGATGCAGATTCTGGCCGATGTCACCGGTCGTGTGATGGAGGTGCCGGCCGGCGGCGTCGGCGCGCCGCTTGGCGACGCGCTGGTCGTCGGCGTCGGGACGGGACTGTTCGAGGACTACGACGTCGCCACCGAGTGGACCGAGACTGGGGAGGTGTACACGCCGGAGCCAGAGAACGTCGACATCTACGACGAGTACTACGACATCTACAAGCGACTCTATCAGAACACCAAAGACGAAATGCACGACCTCGCGCAGCTGTAA